Proteins from one Nicotiana tabacum cultivar K326 chromosome 23, ASM71507v2, whole genome shotgun sequence genomic window:
- the LOC107820188 gene encoding uncharacterized protein LOC107820188 isoform X2, giving the protein MPMVTRGAAKRLRKLSKDPEVDYDELDVPSIVDFLKYGDCDLMKLLAIKQLQKLFDYGIITALEDARDSGELVPLLNEILGREDSSELKSEAAKAVIDGIPELLELTDLVIENKLVETLLKLLHFPDGNV; this is encoded by the exons ATGCCTATGGTAACACGTGGTGCTGCGAAGCGTCTTCGGAAACTGTCTAAGGATCCCGAGGTGGATTACGATGAG TTGGATGTTCCATCAATAGTTGATTTTCTTAAGTATGGTGATTGCGATTTGATGAAGTTGTTGGCGATCAAACAACTCCAAAAATTGTTCGATTATG GTATAATCACTGCTCTAGAAGATGCTCGAGACTCTGGTGAACTTGTTCCTCTACTTAATGAAATTCTAGGGAGAGAGGATTCATCAGAGCTCAAG TCTGAAGCTGCTAAGGCTGTCATAGACGGTATTCCTGAATTGTTGGAGCTAACTGATTTGGTGATTGAGAATAAGCTGGTGGAAACTCTTCTAAAGCTTTTGCATTTTCCAGATGGTAATGTTTGA